From Channa argus isolate prfri chromosome 18, Channa argus male v1.0, whole genome shotgun sequence, the proteins below share one genomic window:
- the fbxw5 gene encoding F-box/WD repeat-containing protein 5 isoform X2: protein MEYGQILPDSLVLEIFLRLPHDAVLRAGLTCKQWLAVSRDEFLWRELFYSYYRIPRSVPRHPAAVSWYREFKRLFDCIPCVEVQTLREHSDQVLHLAFSHRGHRFSSCSKDCTVKLWDTERPDGNISLVHSSSMRQFNWGYTQFSQFNADDSLLLVSGVYLGPHHSSSGEIAVISLENYTLLSRVRNKPYDVFGCWLNETHLISGNLHWIGNMTSCSVLWLNKAFQDIESENVNVVKRLFKIQNINASTIRTVMVAHCRRHDNPDLLLDYEAQSQAQRQKGQHQHQPLLFDLGTSGSEDDEEEEEEEECQRKVRYCGLPTARLTQPTISGLDHVIRSRENVGPRELEIETHVARIIGRAHTKASDSSLIEPSSCGEGEDKTYLLFTTGSLTYSPHQIGIKRIKPDQMTTCGPVLGEERSSDEFFDSLDHVIDIHGHIIGMGLSPDHRYLYVNSRAWPAGCVISDPMSPPPIAEEIDLHVIDLKNLREERRSLRAHRAFTPNDECFFIFLDVSRDFVARIYL, encoded by the exons ATGGAGTATGGCCAAATTCTGCCGGACAGCCTGGTGTTGGAGATCTTCCTGCGCCTGCCCCATGACGCTGTGCTTAGAGCCGGTCTAACCTGCAAACAGTGGCTGGCTGTCTCCAGAGATGAGTTCCTGTGGAGAGAGCTGTTCTACAGCTATTACCGGATCCCCCGCTCTGTACCCCGACACCCTG CGGCTGTGTCATGGTACAGAGAGTTCAAGCGTCTTTTTGATTGTATCCCGTGTGTGGAGGTTCAGACCCTGAGAGAGCACAGCGACCAAGTCCTTCACCTGGCTTTCTCTCACAGGGGTCACAGATTTTCCTCCTGCTCCAAAGACTGCACTGTTAAG CTGTGGGACACAGAGCGACCAGATGGTAACATCTCATTGGTGCACAGCTCGAGCATGAGGCAGTTCAACTGGGGCTACACCCAGTTCTCCCAGTTCAATGCTGATGACAGTCTGCTGCTCGTGTCTGGTGTTTACCTGGGCCCACACCACTCCTCTTCTGGAGAAATTGCTGTAATTAGTCTGG AAAATTACACCCTTTTGTCACGGGTGAGGAATAAGCCGTATGATGTGTTTGGTTGCTGGCTGAATGagacacacttgatttctgggaACCTGCACTGGATCGGCAACATGACTTCCTGCTCTGTGCTCTGGCTCAATAAAGCTTTCCAG GACATCGAATCAGAGAATGTCAATGTTGTCAAGCGCCTTTTCAAGATTCAGAACATAAACGCCAGCACCATTCGCACTGTGATGGTGGCCCACTGCCGTCGACATGACAACCCAGACTTGCTGCTAGACTATGAGGCTCAATCTCAAGCTCAAAGGCAAAAAGggcagcatcagcatcagccCCTCCTCTTTGACCTGGGAACTTCAGGCAGTGAGgacgatgaggaggaggaggaggaagaggagtgtCAAAGAAAAGTGAGGTACTGTGGACTTCCCACTGCCCGCCTCACCCAACCCACCATCTCTGGTCTGGATCACGTCATACGG AGTCGTGAAAATGTTGGACCCAGGGAACTTGAGATTGAGACCCACGTGGCCCGAATTATAGGCAGAGCCCACACTAAGGCGTCTGACTCTAGCCTCATTGAGCCTTCATCGTGCGGGGAGGGAGAAGACAAGACCTATTTACTCTTCACAACTGGCAGCCTAACGTACTCCCCTCACCAAATTG GTATTAAGCGGATCAAGCCTGATCAAATGACAACTTGTGGTCCTGTCCTCGGTGAAGAGCGGAGTTCAGATGAGTTTTTTGATTCCCTGGACCATGTCATTGACATCCACGGTCACATTATTGGTATGGGCCTTTCTCCAGACCACAG GTACCTTTATGTGAACAGCCGGGCTTGGCCAGCCGGATGTGTGATTTCTGACCCCATGTCTCCACCTCCCATTGCGGAGGAGATAGACCTGCATGTCATCGATTTGAAGAATTTaagggaagaaagaagaagtCTTCGTGCTCACCGAGCCTTCACGCCTAATGACGAGtgcttctttattttccttgaTGTCAGCAGAGACTTTGTTGCAAG AATCTATCTCTGA
- the fbxw5 gene encoding F-box/WD repeat-containing protein 5 isoform X1 — protein MEYGQILPDSLVLEIFLRLPHDAVLRAGLTCKQWLAVSRDEFLWRELFYSYYRIPRSVPRHPAAVSWYREFKRLFDCIPCVEVQTLREHSDQVLHLAFSHRGHRFSSCSKDCTVKLWDTERPDGNISLVHSSSMRQFNWGYTQFSQFNADDSLLLVSGVYLGPHHSSSGEIAVISLENYTLLSRVRNKPYDVFGCWLNETHLISGNLHWIGNMTSCSVLWLNKAFQDIESENVNVVKRLFKIQNINASTIRTVMVAHCRRHDNPDLLLDYEAQSQAQRQKGQHQHQPLLFDLGTSGSEDDEEEEEEEECQRKVRYCGLPTARLTQPTISGLDHVIRSRENVGPRELEIETHVARIIGRAHTKASDSSLIEPSSCGEGEDKTYLLFTTGSLTYSPHQIGIKRIKPDQMTTCGPVLGEERSSDEFFDSLDHVIDIHGHIIGMGLSPDHRYLYVNSRAWPAGCVISDPMSPPPIAEEIDLHVIDLKNLREERRSLRAHRAFTPNDECFFIFLDVSRDFVASGAEDKHGYIWDRHYNICLARLAHDDVVNSVAFSPADQELLLSASDDSTIKVWRSPRMVSLAQAPARAARPRKLSSWLSRNKNPMSANNACGKL, from the exons ATGGAGTATGGCCAAATTCTGCCGGACAGCCTGGTGTTGGAGATCTTCCTGCGCCTGCCCCATGACGCTGTGCTTAGAGCCGGTCTAACCTGCAAACAGTGGCTGGCTGTCTCCAGAGATGAGTTCCTGTGGAGAGAGCTGTTCTACAGCTATTACCGGATCCCCCGCTCTGTACCCCGACACCCTG CGGCTGTGTCATGGTACAGAGAGTTCAAGCGTCTTTTTGATTGTATCCCGTGTGTGGAGGTTCAGACCCTGAGAGAGCACAGCGACCAAGTCCTTCACCTGGCTTTCTCTCACAGGGGTCACAGATTTTCCTCCTGCTCCAAAGACTGCACTGTTAAG CTGTGGGACACAGAGCGACCAGATGGTAACATCTCATTGGTGCACAGCTCGAGCATGAGGCAGTTCAACTGGGGCTACACCCAGTTCTCCCAGTTCAATGCTGATGACAGTCTGCTGCTCGTGTCTGGTGTTTACCTGGGCCCACACCACTCCTCTTCTGGAGAAATTGCTGTAATTAGTCTGG AAAATTACACCCTTTTGTCACGGGTGAGGAATAAGCCGTATGATGTGTTTGGTTGCTGGCTGAATGagacacacttgatttctgggaACCTGCACTGGATCGGCAACATGACTTCCTGCTCTGTGCTCTGGCTCAATAAAGCTTTCCAG GACATCGAATCAGAGAATGTCAATGTTGTCAAGCGCCTTTTCAAGATTCAGAACATAAACGCCAGCACCATTCGCACTGTGATGGTGGCCCACTGCCGTCGACATGACAACCCAGACTTGCTGCTAGACTATGAGGCTCAATCTCAAGCTCAAAGGCAAAAAGggcagcatcagcatcagccCCTCCTCTTTGACCTGGGAACTTCAGGCAGTGAGgacgatgaggaggaggaggaggaagaggagtgtCAAAGAAAAGTGAGGTACTGTGGACTTCCCACTGCCCGCCTCACCCAACCCACCATCTCTGGTCTGGATCACGTCATACGG AGTCGTGAAAATGTTGGACCCAGGGAACTTGAGATTGAGACCCACGTGGCCCGAATTATAGGCAGAGCCCACACTAAGGCGTCTGACTCTAGCCTCATTGAGCCTTCATCGTGCGGGGAGGGAGAAGACAAGACCTATTTACTCTTCACAACTGGCAGCCTAACGTACTCCCCTCACCAAATTG GTATTAAGCGGATCAAGCCTGATCAAATGACAACTTGTGGTCCTGTCCTCGGTGAAGAGCGGAGTTCAGATGAGTTTTTTGATTCCCTGGACCATGTCATTGACATCCACGGTCACATTATTGGTATGGGCCTTTCTCCAGACCACAG GTACCTTTATGTGAACAGCCGGGCTTGGCCAGCCGGATGTGTGATTTCTGACCCCATGTCTCCACCTCCCATTGCGGAGGAGATAGACCTGCATGTCATCGATTTGAAGAATTTaagggaagaaagaagaagtCTTCGTGCTCACCGAGCCTTCACGCCTAATGACGAGtgcttctttattttccttgaTGTCAGCAGAGACTTTGTTGCAAG TGGGGCAGAGGACAAGCATGGCTACATCTGGGATCGTCACTACAACATCTGTCTAGCACGTCTGGCACATGATGACGTGGTGAACTCAGTGGCTTTCAGCCCTGCTGACCAGgagctgctgctctctgctaGTGATGACTCTACCATTAAGGTGTGGCGTTCGCCACGTATGGTCAGCCTAGCACAGGCCCCGGCACGGGCGGCAAGGCCACGCAAACTCTCTTCCTGGCTCAGCCGCAACAAGAACCCAATGTCTGCCAACAATGCCTGTGGAAAACTATGA